One genomic region from Labeo rohita strain BAU-BD-2019 chromosome 7, IGBB_LRoh.1.0, whole genome shotgun sequence encodes:
- the LOC127168666 gene encoding GTPase IMAP family member 7-like encodes MGSCASMPKRRIVLLGRKGYGKSSAGNTILGEKVFTPRASDNSVKAQCARREKRRYGRKITVIETPGFFDTDNDDKEMKSEIIKALVECAPEVDAFVIVLKVGEYTSQEMKVLQRHLNKINKDVFDHTVILFTFGKQLKGKTIKEFLKANSQLQELVDKCGGRCHVIDNKSWKKRKWGNKSNSAQVKNLLETIDKMRNKNGCFTNELFRKIEEQIQEQIGKMDGENLPQDEKRKKAKKNVQNKMLEQAAKATAETLTGALLGAGVSLIMTYLQTIFPIRALLNVAAAVGRPREAEAGESAAAETGEKAIAAAVKAAGEAGAGVAAGVLGFAGEMCDAMNNVRAVAGNIQQFVANVFNNNTTQPEENKR; translated from the exons ATGGGTT CCTGTGCATCTATGCCAAAGAGAAGAATTGTGCTTTTGGGAAGGAAAGGATATGGCAAAAGCAGCGCTGGGAACACAATTCTTGGAGAAAAAGTATTCACCCCTAGAGCTTCGGATAATTCAGTAAAAGCTCAATGTGCAAGAAGAGAGAAGAGGCGATATGGACGCAAGATCACAGTTATTGAAACACCTGGATTCTTTGACACAGATAATGATGATAAGGAGATGAAATCGGAGATAATCAAAGCTCTGGTTGAATGCGCTCCAGAAGTTGATGCCTTTGTGATTGTTCTGAAGGTCGGAGAGTACACAAGCCAAGAAATGAAGGTGCTACAGCGACATctgaacaaaataaacaaggatGTGTTTGACCATACAGTGATCTTATTCACTTTTGGTAAGCAACTAAAAGGCAAGACCATTAAAGAATTTCTTAAGGCCAATTCACAGCTACAGGAGCTGGTTGATAAATGTGGAGGTCGCTGTCACGTTATTGACAACAAATCCTGGAAAAAACGTAAATGGGGGAACAAGAGCAACAGTGCTCAGGTGAAAAATCTGCTGGAGACCATTGACAAGATGAGAAATAAGAATGGCTGCTTCACCAATGAGCTTTTTCGAAAGATAGAAGAACAAATTCAAGAGCAGATTGGAAAAATGGATGGGGAAAATTTGCCTCAAGATGAGAAACGAAAAAAAGCTAAGAAAAATGTTCAGAACAAAATGCTGGAGCAAGCTGCAAAAGCGACAGCAGAAACACTGACTGGTGCTCTTCTGGGCGCAGGTGTAAGTTTAATTATGACTTACTTGCAAACAATCTTCCCTATAAGAGCATTGCTAAATGTAGCAGCAGCTGTAGGTAGACCAAGAGAAGCAGAGGCAGGAGAATCAGCGGCAGCTGAAACGGGAGAAAAAGCAATAGCAGCAGCAGTTAAAGCAGCAGGAGAAGCAGGTGCAGGTGTTGCTGCAGGTGTTCTTGGATTTGCAGGAGAAATGTGTGATGCGATGAACAATGTAAGAGCTGTGGCTGGGAACATACAACAATTTGttgctaatgtttttaataataacacaacacaaccagaagaaaataaaaggtaa
- the ltb4r2a gene encoding leukotriene B4 receptor 2a — translation MNLNGILSFSSLLHVSSSFIPNTLSSPSLNMSTQHTTNIMTNRNGAIAGVAILGLVFLLGVPGNFFIVWSILARARRRSITTLLILNLAFADGFLMLLTPFFMVYLAQRSWIFGLMLCKVLFYLCCANMYASVFLIMLMSLHRLVAIVWPKRVGALTERRMLRRLLAGLWLLALGLSTPVLVFRTIISSNDNQSLVCDCQHPKPQYEVMQYGMETLLAFLLPYGVIIGSYMCILRRIRKTRFRRRIRSEKLILVIIITFGLFWLPYHIINTVQVAAALHPNSETQTWLKKIRANLRALTSTVAFVSSCINPVLYTFAGKSYIRREGLAFMARLFEGTALETTRRIRRSNQNSRDREKETDEGDSLKDKDSDSTTTANLNSAIKVVAQKNGK, via the exons ATGAACCTCAATGGGATTCTGTCCTTCTCTTCTCTCCTACATGTCAGTTCGTCCTTCATCCCAAACACCCTTTCCAGCCCATCTCTGAACATGTCAACACAGCATACCACGAACATCATGACCAACCGCAACGGAGCAATTGCTGGCGTGGCAATCCTCGGCCTCGTGTTCCTCCTCGGTGTTCCCGGGAACTTCTTCATCGTTTGGAGCATCTTGGCCCGAGCACGGCGTCGCTCCATCACCACTCTGTTGATTCTAAACCTTGCCTTCGCTGACGGCTTCCTCATGCTGCTGACTCCGTTCTTCATGGTGTATTTGGCTCAGCGCAGTTGGATTTTCGGCCTGATGCTGTGCAAAGTCCTGTTCTATCTCTGCTGCGCCAACATGTACGCTTCCGTATTTCTGATCATGCTGATGAGTCTACACAGGCTGGTGGCGATAGTGTGGCCGAAGCGTGTCGGCGCACTGACGGAGCGCAGAATGCTCAGGCGGTTGCTTGCGGGACTCTGGTTGCTTGCTCTGGGACTCTCCACACCTGTTTTGGTTTTCAGGACCATCATAAGCAGCAATGATAATCAGAGTCTTGTGTGCGACTGCCAACACCCAAAACCACAATAT GAGGTGATGCAGTATGGCATGGAAACGTTGCTGGCCTTTTTGTTGCCATACGGCGTGATCATAGGCAGTTACATGTGCATCCTACGCAGGATCCGCAAGACGCGCTTTCGCAGACGCATCCGCAGCGAGAAACTCATCCTGGTGATCATCATCACCTTCGGACTGTTCTGGCTGCCGTACCACATCATAAATACGGTGCAG GTGGCTGCTGCTTTACATCCAAATTCTGAAACGCAAACATG GCTAAAAAAAATCAGGGCGAATCTACGAGCGCTCACCTCCACCGTAGCTTTCGTCAGCAGCTGCATAAACCCAGTCCTCTACACCTTCGCCGGGAAGTCGTACATCCGGCGGGAGGGTCTGGCCTTCATGGCGCGGCTTTTCGAGGGAACGGCGCTGGAAACGACGCGGAGGATCAGGCGCAGCAACCAGAACAGCCGCGATCGAGAGAAGGAGACGGATGAGGGAGATAGTCTCAAAGACAAAGACTCCGATTCCACCACTACCGCTAACTTGAATTCGGCTATTAAAGTTGTGGCGCAGAAAAACGGCAAGTGA